TGTACCTTTGTTCCTAAAACAGAACAGTAGTTTCCATCTTGGTGGTAGTTGAGGCGACACATCAAGTTTGAATATTTGGCTCAAATTGGACAGCTGAGTCTAAAATGGGTTACTGTGCTCCTATTTCGAGTGAATACGTTCAGTTATGTATTCGTCATTATATAGCATGTCCTTTCAAACCGTTGTTACTTGCGCTAGATTAAATGTATAGAATGTTTGATTAAAATCTATAGAATAGAGGGAATTGTGCCTGTCGTGTGAGGTTGGGTTTATAGGGGTTCATGATCACGTTCGAGCTCGAGCTAGAATCTTACAAGGATAGGTCAGTGTTTACCTACCGGTACATTTTAGTTAGAAAATATTCTGCTTTTCTTTTATTCACGGTTGTTAAGAGAACGTTTGTTTGATAATGAAGCCTCGTGAAAATCCTCTGACGATAATgttaaagaaaaagtttttacaaGGCCCGTATAAAAATAGAAGGCATCGGAACATTGGTTTAGTTTAATGTTCAATTAGGGCGTTGATTGCATGCCGTGCGTAATTACGTGATTCCTATTATTTTTGAGTTGTAAACAACGCTGACGGAAGCTTTCAAAAAGACATTTGTATAATTTGACATGGAATATACAGTATAATTGTCGCCATTGTCGGGTACATGTGGGCGGCAAGCATCATAATGAAGTGCCTAAAACGTGATATATGATATTGTAAATAAAGCTTAATAATCTCGCAAATATAATGCTGCTGATGGTGACGTCACGAAGACAGCTGACGTGCGCCTCGGGCGACATCTGTCGACGCATATGATGAAACCTATCGTAATATAAAACGTATATAATATCTCTGTCACTCATCTAAAATAAAGGGCTATCGTATTGTTTCGTCAtcgttttatcaaaattcagATCATATTTGTAAAGCGAATTATAttagttcataaataataatattatacctacaatGTTACGAGTAATATGTTTAATATCTTGCTTCTATAtttggaatttatttattacttgctGTGTAACTGGAAGCTTAGACCGAATTTCAGCAGTTATTTTGAGATAAAAAGCatttgtatatatattttaatatcgaaTTTCTGAGTGTGTCTTACAGTAAAATGAGTATATTTCGTATGCTTATGTAGGCCGTATTATGATGAAGAAATTGATTGTAGCGACACGCATCATTGAGAAACTGTAGGAAAAGTCACGGGACCATTATCTAAATAACGAATCGTGGGTGAATTAATACGCCTCCGCTTTGCCTGTTATTGTATTCATACGTGACACAATAGTATTATATTCTgatacctatataaataaacggtatcaattattacaaaaagtacACGTGTTCGTCGAATAGgaaaaaaaatgctttgttCTAAAACTGTCATCTCGTCCGCTCCCTTAGgagttgatattattttttcaaaggatattttatttttaccgaaGACCGACGAAATAAAGGGAGACGCTTTCATTTGTACAAAATCGTAATAATGGCTGCTTTTTACCTGTCATCGATGTCTGTTTTTGattatacttttgttatattGAAATCTTTTGTTTTCTACTTCTATTTGTGTTATGAGAGTATATCGGTATCAATAAACTTTTAGTTGAGTTTCATTTCGAGTGGGTGTTTCGTAGGTGTGTTAATTTGGGAACACGTGCCGATGACACGTGTGCTAATGTGATTTGCTGGGAATATAATCAGTTCATTAATTTTGCATGTTGCTTTTCAAAGAAGTCATCTATTTTGgtgtgaaatatattataaactgtaACATGTTGATTTGTCATGGTCTACATCACAGGCCGCATCAGCTAATATGTGTACAGTTGCTCATTAAGTCAAAATTTGATGGAAGGTTTGACAACcaagttttatacataaaaaagaaaattgacaGTTCTTACTAACAATTGCCTTTTTTGCCAGCAATGTAGTTATGCTTAAGACAAACCCACGGGCTAAAGCTAGTATCTGGTACAAGAACTACATAGTGCCGAGTTTCTTTGTccgttatttaatttaagcgtgattgagtatcAATCATACATACGTTAATACAAACTATCGCATTTTTCGCATtagtatatcataaaataatataaagtcaTTGATCATGAATCACGCTACAAATCCAACAACAATTATTCAAGCAACAACACCATTTAAAACAACCCCATTCTGTTCAACAACAATATTGGTACAGCTTTACGTCCCACGGACTCCAAGCGAAGAACAACTGTTAAAATACTCCGAGTAACTTAAGTAATATACTTACCATCAAAATATTCTTGTTATTACTGAACTCATGTTCAGTGTAATACCACAAAAGTTTCTATTGAAAAGTTTTCCACTCTACATTGTTGTAGTTCTAGAGAAACATATCGTAATATTAGATAGGAATATTATGTATCTGAGTTGTAGGAAAGCTAGGTGAAGGGTGTTTATAGAAGGACTGGTTACTAATACAGTGTGTTATCGGagtgagtaaaaaatataaaataaattatagaaacaTTTAGGTCATCCTTAATACAAATGTTTCGTATATAACTTGTAATATAGAGATATATTATCTTTTGATTGAATTATACAAATTCCTGCTTTAAAGATTGACTCAACACACATGGTGATACTGTTAAGTGTTAATTGTTCGTAACAGAAAAAAGCAAAGAATTAGGTAGACTAATTTCATAGCCTACTCAAAAAACGAAAGGGTTCATAAAATACAGTCATGATAAGTTTAAGACAACTGATTCAATATTCGGTTACAATTTGTTGTGGATCAGTTCTCCGGCGCTAATCGTATGTTTTCAACCTACAAGTCTAAAAGATGATGTTAATACATTGGACCaggaaagtaaataaataaaacctccCACTTGGGATACGGGAAATGTTTAAATGATACAAACATACGAATGTTCACGTAACATGGTAAACGCgttaaatgataaatattgtGAAAGAAAGATAGCATAAGCAGAGTGGGTGGCTTGTCAAGCCCGCATTTTGATGtggtttatgtttattttcgaTTTCACTTCACTTAGTACACGCGAAGGAGGGTTATAAGATTAAATTTGATGAAAACAGATGAaacgtaaacattttaataagaaaattggATGTTTTGCGAGTACATTTTGTGGAGCGAAACGAGGTTTTAAATTAACTCGTAACTAAACAAGTTTCCTTTTAAAcgtaagtataatattttgaatgagAGGAATTTTCATTTTACCGTACGTTTATCAATCTTTTTATGAATCATTTTAGTGAGGCCTCGAGGTAAACTTTTTGAGAATGAACCATATTATGtcgaatagattttttaaaacccATTAATGAAAAGTCAATTATTGTGTGTCTAACACTATCACgtcattttcttaaaaatatttagatacaaTGTTTTACTCTAACTTTTTTACATATACTGTAACATTTCCGAGTTACGCAAGACACAATCTACATTATTTTCTAATGATGGATTCCACCATTTGTTTATCAGTTTACGCAAAATGCAGTTCAGTGCTCTCTTTGTGtcatttttcatattaaataatacagtGCTTTGTaagttttagtatttaaaacataagtatttttgttaagtgAATATAATTGTGATACTTatcaataatttgttttaaggtgaaaataaatcaaacaaagtGAAACGCAAGAATGAACTGGCTATATTTGGTTACGTACGGGACTTCAAAATTGATCAAGACGCAATCGCAGCGAAATTCCCAGCGTTTTTGATCACACCAGTCTTCATTGTTCCAATAAAAGATATTCGAagacatttgaataaaataaatataaatgacgCGCTTAGTGAAGATTCTTCTGCTGTTTCTGATACAATCATGGAAGGAGACAACGACATTCAAACGAATGAAGTAAACAGCGACATAGAAGTCAATTTTCGTCAAGGTTTAGACAGAGGGAACAATAGCAAAAAAGATATGAAAAATGTCAAAACAGATGAAGACGCAGGTAATGACAACAATGATGATAATAATGCAACAACGGATGGAACTACAACAAAAAGTGAAACTACTGCTACGGAAACCACTACAGCGATAGAAGTAAGTACTCAAGAACTCACAACAATATTGGATACGACTACAGAAGCTACGGTAACATATCCTAATGCAATATATGACAATAAAGAAGTAACTTCACAGACAATTACAGTCAAGAATCCGGATGATATTCTTTACCCCCCTCTAGAAAATGATCAATGGAAAAACTTTACTAGTacagacattttaaaagaaaatataacaaagccTGCGCCGTCAGATCCATTGAACATTACTCGGTATCCATCAGTAAATGAGACTGACAGTCTAATAGAAGGTGTCTATCCACCCGCCCTATATAACAATGCTGAGATTGATCAGTTATCAATTACGACAAATTCTTACACAAATGGATCACCTCTGCCGCCGCCACAAGATGATAGATGGAGGAGATTCTCTTCATTAAGGAAAATGTTACCGACGTCAAATGAATTCAAACCATTAGCAGGTTTGTATTATGACGGGTATTTGCATAGACCTATTCTTAAAGCGCCGGGCTTTGAGCCGTACAATCGGTAtcatttttattagatttttataaagtagtcgttacagattttttatttaaacacttttACTAGCGGTGAATTTGATAAATGAGTCGAAATTGTAACTACATTGAAGAAGcttctaaataaaattctattttcgCAACGCATTGTTGTACGAATTGTGTTAACTGAGGTTCATGTTAATTGAACAGACGCCAAATAAAAGTATCCTATTACTGAGtataactatgtatgtatatgacaGTGTTCTCACATATCCAACGAGCGTTGGAATCATAAAACCTGAACAATGCCGGTAACTACTGCAACTCGACATGGCTCTAAAATTGGTATTGTTAGAACACACTCGTAAAGCAAGCATCGGCTTTTGTATTCCAACTCATGtgtataacattgttattggaAGATCGGCTTTAAATTAGTTCGGTTTTATTATTGGTGCACCCCaattcaagtattttattgtttgtttacccGAGAGAAGCACACaacgtttttatatatttatttattaaattgctattaaaaatgtaaggaAGGTATAGAAAATGCTATACTTGAGGACTCCATTAAGCCCAATGAGACAATTATCACTTACTACTGACTCGGTTTATCTTCCACCTACTGACTTTGAAAATATTACAGAATAagatttaaaaccattttataaaatagatgtcgtttaaaaaaatgattggCTTCAGCGAGAGACGGCAACAAGTGTTTCCCTCATATGTCGCGTCGCATGTCTCGGTGTTGCGTCTCTATTTCAAAACACAGGTTATTTACTGCTCATACGAAAAGAGCAAATATTGctgttttttactattttttaatacaaatcttAGCTCATGTGAACTACTATAATATgcaataataagtaagtataattttaactgCGGTTGGACGAAATTTCGCAAAATTTCGtagatttataagaaaattatttgaagGCTTTATTATACTTCTATTATTTCTActgtatacataataaatactgCACTTCACACTCGACTTCAAAATGTCAAAGGTTTACATTTACATTGCAGCTTAAAGATAAGTACTACTCTTACAAGTAACATTACATAAATCCACGACCGTAACACAAACAGCACTAACTTgctatataaaatacttatttataaacgttcTTGCATTCAGCGTGCAAAACAATACAGCAACAGCGTGGTAAAGTTAAAGtatcttattttttaatcgAGTGTATTCTCGGCAACAGTGAGGCATGTTTAGCGGCTACGGCGCGGCCGCCAACAGAAATAAAAGCACAGGTGACTTTCTGCACATTTATTATTCACCTGACAGAGTCACTCGCCATTCGAACTTCCCTGTAAAATGTACTCGAGCAGGAAGTAGATTTTCCTTTAAAGTGTTATTGTTACGCGGAGAGGAAGCGCCGATCGATTCtcaattttatatcaatt
This genomic stretch from Anticarsia gemmatalis isolate Benzon Research Colony breed Stoneville strain chromosome 13, ilAntGemm2 primary, whole genome shotgun sequence harbors:
- the LOC142977694 gene encoding uncharacterized protein LOC142977694, translating into MQFSALFVSFFILNNTVLCENKSNKVKRKNELAIFGYVRDFKIDQDAIAAKFPAFLITPVFIVPIKDIRRHLNKININDALSEDSSAVSDTIMEGDNDIQTNEVNSDIEVNFRQGLDRGNNSKKDMKNVKTDEDAGNDNNDDNNATTDGTTTKSETTATETTTAIEVSTQELTTILDTTTEATVTYPNAIYDNKEVTSQTITVKNPDDILYPPLENDQWKNFTSTDILKENITKPAPSDPLNITRYPSVNETDSLIEGVYPPALYNNAEIDQLSITTNSYTNGSPLPPPQDDRWRRFSSLRKMLPTSNEFKPLAGLYYDGYLHRPILKAPGFEPYNRYHFY